A region from the Streptomyces tsukubensis genome encodes:
- a CDS encoding single-stranded DNA-binding protein, with the protein MAGETVITVVGNLVDDPELRFTNSGAAVAKFRVASTPRTFDRQTNEWKDGESLFLTCSVWRQAAENVAESLQRGMRVVVQGRLKQRSYEDREGVKRTVFELDVEEVGPSLRNATAKVTKTAGRGGQGGQGGGYGGGQQGGGNWGSGPGGQQGGGAPADDPWATGAPSGGGQQGGGGNWGGNSGGSNASGNSGGGYSDEPPF; encoded by the coding sequence ATGGCAGGCGAGACCGTCATCACGGTCGTCGGCAATCTCGTCGACGACCCCGAGCTGCGCTTCACCAACTCCGGTGCGGCGGTCGCGAAGTTCCGTGTCGCGTCCACCCCGCGCACCTTCGACCGTCAGACCAATGAGTGGAAGGACGGCGAGAGCCTGTTCCTGACCTGCTCGGTCTGGCGGCAGGCGGCGGAGAACGTCGCCGAGTCGCTCCAGCGCGGCATGCGTGTCGTCGTGCAGGGCCGGCTGAAGCAGCGGTCCTACGAGGACCGCGAAGGTGTGAAGCGCACGGTCTTCGAGCTGGATGTCGAGGAAGTCGGCCCCAGCCTCCGGAACGCCACGGCCAAGGTCACCAAGACCGCCGGTCGCGGTGGTCAGGGTGGTCAGGGTGGTGGCTACGGCGGTGGCCAGCAGGGTGGCGGCAACTGGGGCTCCGGCCCCGGCGGCCAGCAGGGCGGTGGGGCTCCCGCCGACGACCCCTGGGCCACCGGTGCTCCCTCCGGCGGCGGTCAGCAGGGCGGCGGAGGCAACTGGGGTGGAAACTCCGGCGGCTCCAACGCTTCCGGCAACTCCGGCGGCGGCTACTCGGACGAGCCCCCCTTCTAG
- the rpsF gene encoding 30S ribosomal protein S6, translated as MRHYEVMVILDPDLEERAVAPLIENFLSVVREGNGKVEKVDTWGRRRLSYEIKKKPEGIYSVIDLQAEPAVVKELDRQMNLNESVLRTKVLRPETH; from the coding sequence ATGCGTCACTACGAGGTGATGGTCATCCTCGACCCCGATCTGGAGGAGCGCGCTGTCGCCCCCCTGATCGAGAACTTCCTCTCCGTCGTCCGTGAGGGCAACGGAAAGGTCGAGAAGGTCGACACCTGGGGCCGTCGTCGTCTCTCGTACGAGATCAAGAAGAAGCCCGAGGGCATCTACTCGGTCATCGACCTGCAGGCCGAGCCTGCGGTCGTCAAGGAGCTCGACCGCCAGATGAACCTGAACGAGTCGGTCCTCCGGACCAAGGTCCTCCGCCCCGAGACCCACTGA